A stretch of DNA from Rhizobium sp. EC-SD404:
GTCTGGAACAGCAGCGCCAGGCACAGGGTCAGGATCAGGCGCGACATTGATGCGGTCTCCGATGTCCAAGATGTCGCCGACGGCCGCGTCGTTCAGGGCCAGCAGCTCAGGCACCGACAGGCCATGCTCTTCAGCGATGCCCCACCAGGTGTCGCCCTTCTCCACGATGTGGATGCGGTCTTCGGACACGC
This window harbors:
- a CDS encoding LysM domain-containing protein gives rise to the protein MARWWAAVQHKPRPAPTPVPPTAPVTTPGVSEDRIHIVEKGDTWWGIAEEHGLSVPELLALNDAAVGDILDIGDRINVAPDPDPVPGAAVPDGQGGGGTLASLIAALLRAFRRT